A single Notoacmeibacter ruber DNA region contains:
- a CDS encoding response regulator, protein MPASGEVGGLSTIAVDQQAGGFIQIHSQVVCPKQETLDMRILYVDDDADIREIAEMSLQLDPELDVKCSDNGKDALEIAREWKPDLILLDVMMPNMDGPTVLSHLREETETTHIPVVFMTARTQRHEVEQFIALGARGVIAKPFNPMSLASEARGYLGDDAASVDRPTRFPGS, encoded by the coding sequence ATGCCAGCTTCCGGTGAAGTCGGGGGCCTCAGCACGATCGCTGTCGATCAACAGGCTGGCGGGTTCATCCAAATCCATTCTCAGGTAGTATGCCCGAAGCAGGAGACGCTCGACATGCGCATTCTTTACGTCGATGACGATGCCGACATTCGCGAGATTGCGGAAATGTCGCTGCAACTCGACCCCGAACTGGACGTGAAATGCAGCGATAACGGCAAGGATGCCCTCGAGATCGCGCGGGAATGGAAACCCGACCTCATTCTGCTTGACGTGATGATGCCGAATATGGACGGGCCGACTGTCCTCTCACACCTACGCGAAGAGACAGAAACCACCCATATTCCCGTGGTCTTCATGACCGCCAGAACCCAGCGGCATGAAGTGGAGCAATTCATTGCTCTCGGCGCACGGGGCGTGATCGCCAAACCTTTCAATCCTATGAGCCTTGCTTCGGAAGCACGCGGCTATCTCGGCGACGATGCGGCCTCTGTCGACCGACCGACGCGGTTTCCCGGCTCCTAG